The genomic region TAAAGGATATAAAACTCTATCTTCTGCATAAAGAGATTTAAAAGCAATACTGCCTTTACCGCATAAATGACCTTTACTAACTACATGAGTTTTATCAGGCAAAACCCTTACTATCTTACCTTCTTCAACTTCTAGATCTATACCACAACCTACTCCGCAAAAAGGACAAATGCTCTTAACCATCATAATAGATTATTTGTTTTTAGAAATTTTAAGAGTAATATTTCTAATTAAACATATTTCTTTTTAAACTTTATTTTATATTAGATCGTTCGTGTACTAAATTTCCTTATATACATCTATGAATTTCTTATACCAATTCTCGTAAGTTCTCCTAGTAACTACGTGAAACTCAAATAGAGAATAATGTTGTATTTTATCTCTAATATAATTTACAAGTTCAGCGTATTTATGAGGATTATCACCATATTTTTCAGAAATTATAAGAATATCAATATCACTATCGGGCCTAAAATTTCCCCTAATAAAACTACCAAATAAGATAACCTTAGCGTCAGGATCCTTTTCTATAACAGCTTCTTTAATCTCCTTCAAATATTTCTCAATATTATGTAGGATTTCTTTCCTTTCTTCATACATCATTTTTAGGATTTCTGCATAGTCTTTAGACAATTTTCTATCATTTTACTAAATTCCTCTCCTATTCTTAAAGATTTTTCAGCGTCATCCTTAGAAAAGGTTTGTGGTAAATATCTGCTAGAAATATATGAGAATTCTATAATAGAAATGAAATCCTTATTCTCCTCATAAAAATTACTTAAATTACAAGAGTTATCCAGAATATTTATTACATATTTAAAAAGTTCTGAAATCTTGTGAGTTTTAGGAAAATCTCCAGTAAGAGAATAGAGGAGAAATTTTAGATTCAGTTGAATACTCTGTTCAACATTAAACAAGACTAGATTATAAAAACCTCTCTCCATCGAGAACTTGGCTTGCTCAAGAAATTGTCTAGCGTTATCTCTCAGAAAGCTCATTATCCCTTTCTCTCATAAAGGCTTATAATCTTTTCTAGGAGTTCTGTTGGTGTCGGTTCTCTACCTTTTTCCTTTCTCAGTTCATCTACAATCTTATTCATAAATTCTTTTACTTTTTTTCCAGCAATACAAAATTCTGGAACTCTAAAGTCAGGAACACCGTTACCGTCATAGCTTTTTAACAAGTCTTCCTGCTCGTCTTCTGTAGCAAAGGGATAAGATAAACATGCGTAAGGTTTAAAAGAATTTATAGTACAAACCCAGTCCTTCTGAAACTGACAGGGTCTTGGTAACAAATAGAAACCGTTTTTCTTTTCCAAACGCAAGTCCTTTATATTCTTCTTCATTTCCTTAAAATCGTAATCATAAACTGGAACTGGATAACCTGCTTTACAACATTTTCCGCCACAAGTCTCACATTCCTTTCCCAGATCTATTACGTTGTTCATAGCAAATTGGTAAATTATTGAATAAATAGCAAACTTAGCTATAGGTACGTTGTATTGACTAAGAAAATTCACAATTTTTCTCAAACTTTCAACGTCAGCCCTTAAGGCTCTCTTTGTAAGAATATTTACTTCATCAGCGTTCATACTTACTCATTTTTATATTAAAATAAATTATTATCTTCAAAACCTTCTTTGAAAACTTCAAGAGGAGGATATAAAGGATAATCTGTAAAAACCTCTTTACTGGTTTGTACGGTCTCTGGTAGTCTGTAGACTTTGAGAGAGTAAATTGTTCCTTCTTCGCCTATGGAATTACCCCTCTTGAGAATATCAATTATTTCCTTACCTTGTTCTGGAGAAACCTCCATTTTTAGTTTATCCATCATATATTCTATCGTATATGCCAGCTGTGAATACAAATATTCATAAGCCTCTACCTTTACTGCAGGAATAATAACTTGTTTTTCTTTATCGTCTTTTAAATAGAGAAGTAAGTAATTATCGTGAAGTTTCTTCACGTACTTAAATGGTAAATAGAATGGAATATTCCTTACTCTACTTACAACTCCTTTATTTTTCTTATACAATCCTATGTATCTATAGAATCCCCCCTTATAATGGAGAAAGATGAATGATATATCATCTTTAGAAAAGTATGTTACATAGTCAGCCTCAGGAATTTCGTTCTCTGCAAGTATTAGTATCATAAAAATTAGTATGGATAAAACTTAATATTTTTTCAGTAAAAAGATTTCCTTAATCCATTAAAATTTCCTTATATAGAGTTGGTTGCCTTTCGGCAGTGAATCTATTAAATAATTTTGAAGCTAACTTTACTTCTACCTCTTCCTTTTCTAATTGCGTTTGCATAATTATATTGTAGAATCAACGTTAAAAAAGATTTTGTTAAAGTACTTCAAAATCCCTGCTTATGCGTCTTTCCCATAAATATTGGCTTACGAAGAACACTTTTGAAACGTCAAAATCAAAGAATATTGCATCAGTATTAATTACTTGAACTATAGGTTTAGGCTCTATTGATAAGATAATGGGCTTTTTAACCTTTATCCTGAAGGTTGTATGCTCTGGATGATCTATTATTACCTCAGAGTTTTCACCTTTTGGAGTTAATAGTAATTTTAAATTATATGTCACGACCGAAAATAGTTTTTCAACTGCCGAGTCGTTTAAAAAAGCAAATTTACTATTCATAGTATTTATTCTAACTCTGACGAAACTTGAATTCAATACTGGAATATAAACTCTGCTATAAGGCGAAAATGAATTAATTAGATAAGCCTCAACGTTAGATAACCTCAGTACATGATTTGAGCCCATTAAATTAGTTATTTCGTCACTTTCTACGTTCTTTCTTTTTCTATCGTCTTTTATTCTTGATGTCAAGAAGAGCAAGGAAGCTAGAAGATTATAATATGCTTGCGTCATACTATTTGAGGATTCTAAAACTCTCTTAATTTCCTCATATAATTCGTCGCTTTCAGAATAATACTTTATTATAGTTTCTAAATTTGTAGAATGTAGAGAGGATAATGAAGAAATCTCCTGTAAAATTAAATCCACTCTCTCCTTTATTTTCCCGGCATAACCTTTAAAGGTGTCATGAAACTCATCCTTAACTTCTGCTCCAGCGTAAAGCTTTATTAAAAGCGGAACTAGCATGTGAGGAATATTTCCGCTCATTATACCGTTATTTAACTCAAAATTATACTTCTTTGAAAGTTTTTCGATTACAGAGTACTTTAACGTAAAAGAAGGTTTTCTAGGATTCTCTGAAAATCTGCCAGAAGAGGCCGACAAGTAAAGTATTTTGCCTAATCCCTTGATAAATTTTCTAAACTCTCTTCTTAAGATTTTATCGTTAGCAGGAATAATCTTGAAATTAAAATCTCCTGAAAATGCCCTTCCTTCGTTTAATTCCATTTCCTTAATTCCGTTAACCGGAGTAATTGTAGAAGAATAGAATTTATTCACTATTCTTTCCAGGATCCTTTTCCTATTGAATGTCGGCGTTAAATCACTTATTTCTTCATCTCCTCTTTCTTCTCCAATGTACTTAGGCAATGGAGAAACCCAAGAATTATTTCTTAAAAATTT from Acidianus ambivalens harbors:
- a CDS encoding nucleotidyltransferase domain-containing protein, translating into MSKDYAEILKMMYEERKEILHNIEKYLKEIKEAVIEKDPDAKVILFGSFIRGNFRPDSDIDILIISEKYGDNPHKYAELVNYIRDKIQHYSLFEFHVVTRRTYENWYKKFIDVYKEI
- a CDS encoding HEPN domain-containing protein; translated protein: MSFLRDNARQFLEQAKFSMERGFYNLVLFNVEQSIQLNLKFLLYSLTGDFPKTHKISELFKYVINILDNSCNLSNFYEENKDFISIIEFSYISSRYLPQTFSKDDAEKSLRIGEEFSKMIENCLKTMQKS
- a CDS encoding YkgJ family cysteine cluster protein — its product is MNADEVNILTKRALRADVESLRKIVNFLSQYNVPIAKFAIYSIIYQFAMNNVIDLGKECETCGGKCCKAGYPVPVYDYDFKEMKKNIKDLRLEKKNGFYLLPRPCQFQKDWVCTINSFKPYACLSYPFATEDEQEDLLKSYDGNGVPDFRVPEFCIAGKKVKEFMNKIVDELRKEKGREPTPTELLEKIISLYERKG